The Primulina eburnea isolate SZY01 chromosome 6, ASM2296580v1, whole genome shotgun sequence genome contains a region encoding:
- the LOC140835024 gene encoding uncharacterized protein produces the protein MSMLAAEDSAIAEHTKLRKPRNANPRTDPTLLTVNPTISSILIPDRKKNLTSSAFRGLGCTAFSQVSVPEAIRTSANWEAKKVKKKRLKTTKNGVSKLFCNNHPAVANNGNNNSNSPSQSSFSLTLSSSCVGVPDVWCGPGIGLSTDVASVDCAVSRRPPYVPARGPGIGLSTDVASVDFTVSRRPPSVPARGKVDGHGVDRIVLGQRERSPCSTRRVVASDDIPLAESDTAVGMPRFRSDVTGIIHHHHVRHGFSEGLAEIVMLQTGLIVGGRPYGRDRFRDLRLDVDNMSYEELLELGDSIGYVNTGLREDEMTKCLRSSKLALSDHLSLRFALDMERKCSICQEEYETDDETGNLICGHSFHIDCIKQWLVQKNACPICKTAAVSQI, from the exons ATGTCTATGTTGGCTGCAGAAGACTCGGCCATTGCTGAGCACACCAAGTTAAGAAAGCCCAGAAACGCGAACCCACGAACAGATCCGACTCTGCTTACTGTGAACCCAACCATTTCATCCATTCTTATCCCCGACAGGAAGAAAAACCTCACTTCTTCCGCATTCAGAGGACTGGGCTGCACCGCCTTCTCACAGGTCTCGGTTCCCGAAGCCATCAGAACTTCGGCCAATTGGGAAGCCAAGAAAGTGAAAAAGAAAAGGCTTAAGACCACGAAAAATGGCGTCAGCAAGTTGTTCTGTAATAACCATCCTGCTGTTGCGAATAATGGCAACAATAATTCAAACTCACCGTCTCAATCTTCGTTCTCATTAACACTGTCATCAAGTTGTGTTGGCGTTCCTGATGTTTGGTGCGGTCCTGGAATTGGGCTGAGTACTGATGTTGCTTCTGTTGACTGTGCTGTTTCGAGAAGGCCTCCATATGTGCCAGCCAGAGGACCTGGAATTGGGCTGAGTACTGATGTTGCTTCTGTTGATTTTACTGTTTCGAGAAGGCCTCCTTCTGTGCCAGCTAGAGGCAAAGTTGATGGTCATGGGGTGGACAGGATTGTTCTTGGTCAGAGGGAG CGCTCACCATGTTCCACGAGGAGAGTAGTTGCCTCTGATGATATTCCTCTTGCTGAATCTGACACAGCAGTAGGAATGCCACGCTTTCGCTCCGATGTTACTGGAATTATACATCATCATCATGTCAGACATGGTTTCAGCGAAGGACTTGCCGAG ATAGTGATGCTTCAAACTGGTCTCATTGTTGGAGGACGGCCTTATGGGCGTGACCGGTTCAGGGATTTGAGGCTTGACGTCGATAACATGTCCTATGAG GAATTACTGGAACTTGGAGACAGTATCGGATACGTGAATACTGGACTGCGAGAGGATGAGATGACAAAATGTCTGAGAAGTAGTAAACTTGCATTATCTGATCATTTATCATTGCGTTTTGCCTTAGACATGGAAAGGAAATGCAGTATATGCCAG GAGGAATATGAAACGGATGATGAGACGGGGAATTTGATCTGTGGACACTCCTTCCATATTGATTGCATAAAGCAGTGGCTTGTGCAGAAAAATGCTTGCCCCATCTGTAAAACTGCAGCTGTTTCTCAGATATGA
- the LOC140835023 gene encoding uncharacterized protein, whose product MRSALLRNLSLRSRNLHSFRNLGLKSTISDCCTNCYRGYSTENAPLIHRLPATIRFFSSGNDNGESESSVRDSEDKKEVTNDAADVSNKELKLQIDDYFNNFNEEALPSILESILKRRLGGKHEDTDDELMDELHREPLDNVKDEDFESDFEEAYETDEEIDDLYNTREIVMKQMTSDPYGNMDDQKWDDMIKEATEHGYLKDTRECEEILEDMLSWDKLLPDKIKKKVQKKFDEIADRVEKGELEVEEGYALFKEFEDKVVLECTELMKAEESPQFEETVPDNKKEPDDPPGEGPILRWQTRVVFAPGGDAWHPKNRKVKLAVTVKELGLSKHQFLRLRELAGKRYNPGKDELTITSERFEHREENRKDCLRTLFALIEDAGKARKLVEDARISEVKKRLVANPKFMQRLQAKIGITESSPGIT is encoded by the exons ATGAGAAGTGCTCTGCTCAGGAATTTAAGCCTACGCTCTCGGAATCTACATTCCTTTCGCAACCTCGGACTCAAATCTACTATCTCTGATTGTTGTACGAATTGTTATCGTGGCTACAGCACTGAAAATGCACCGTTAATCCACCGTCTTCCCGCGACAATTCGATTTTTTTCATCTGGAAATGACAACGGTGAGTCCGAATCTAGCGTGAGGGATTCAGAAGACAAGAAAGAGGTGACGAATGATGCAGCAGATGTGAGCAACAAAG AATTAAAACTACAGATAGATGACTATTTCAACAATTTCAACGAAGAGGCACTTCCGTCAATCCTCGAGTCTATTCTGAAGAGAAGACTCGGAGGAAAGCATGAAGACACAGATGATGAGTTAATGGATGAGCTTCATCGGGAACCGTTGGATAATGTTAAGGATGAAGACTTTGAATCTGATTTTGAGGAGGCTTATGAAACTGACGAAGAAATTGATGATTTGTATAATACTCGGGAAATTGTGATGAAGCAGATGACTTCTGATCCTTATGGCAACATGGATGACCAGAAGTGGGACGACATGATCAAGGAGGCTACCGAGCACGGTTATCTCAAGGATACAAGGGAATGTGAAGAAATATTGGAGGACATGCTTAGCTGGGACAAGCTTCTACCTG ATAAGATCAAGAAGAAGGTGCAAAAGAAGTTTGACGAGATAGCTGATAGGGTTGAAAAAGGCGAGTTAGAAGTTGAAGAAGGTTATGCATTATTTAAGGAGTTTGAAGATAAAGTGGTCTTGGAATGTACTGAACTGATGAAAGCAGAGGAATCTCCACAGTTTGAAGAGACTGTTCCTGATAACAAAAAGGAACCTGATGATCCACCAGGCGAGGGACCAATTCTTAGGTGGCAAACTCGTGTTGTCTTTGCTCCTGGTGGTGATGCATGGCATCCCAAAAATAGAAAAGTGAAGTTGGCTGTTACTGTAAAAGAGCTTGGCCTATCTAAGCATCAGTTTTTGCGGCTGAGAGAATTGGCTGGAAAACGGTACAATCCTGGGAAAGATGAACTTACCATCACTAGCGAAAG GTTTGAACATCGGGAGGAAAACAGAAAAGATTGCCTCAGAACCTTGTTTGCTTTAATCGAGGATGCTGGAAAAGCTAGGAAACTAGTGGAGGATGCTCGAATTTCAGAAGTGAAGAAGAGGCTTGTAGCTAATCCGAAATTCATGCAGAGGTTGCAAGCCAAGATAGGAATAACAGAATCTAGTCCGGGAATTACATGA